The nucleotide sequence CCAGATCTGCGGGCATGCGCTGGTCAACGTCGGCGAGCAGTATGGCTCCGAGCCTCGCATCCGGAACTTGTACAGGGAACTGCATCGCATCGACTTCTCGTGCATCGATTGGGAGGCGATCAGGCAGGCGGTGTCCGGCTTGAAGTGGAGTGAGGTCCTGCGCCGCGGCAAGCCGGATGACTGATGATTTTCAGTCGGTCGTCGAGCCGTCTTTGTACTCGCGGTAGAGACGGACGATCTCCGACTTCGCTAGGCTCGGGTTGCCGGCGACATTGCCGACAACACTGGCGAAATCGAGCTGCTTCATGATCGTCTCGACCTCTCCCTTGATGAAATAGTGAGATGACGGACTCATGTTGAGGTCGTGATGCACACGCCCGGCATTGGCGCCAACGCGCTGGATAGCGAAGTCGGCTAGCTCCGGCTTGGTAAACTTGAAGTCGGGGTGAGTGGTCTCCGTGCGCTGCAGCTCCCGCTTGTAAGGGCGGCGTTCCCAGATTTGGAAGACAGCCGGCACGTGGAATGGCTCGTACCGGAAGAGGAAAGCGTTCTCAGGCACCGGCACCTCGCAAATGCGATGGAATGCATTGTCGAGACGGTTCTCAATCGAAGCTTTCCGAACGGACGCTGGCATAATGAATGCGATGACATCCCCTGCGCGAGCGGCGCGATTGAAGAACGCAACAGCCATGCTGGCATTCTTACCGAACGGAGGGTTTCCGATGATGGCTGTTGGCCAATCGCGCGGGAGATCGACAGCGAGGAAGTCAGCACGTTGAACGTCTGGATATCTCGGATCTAGATCGTAACCAAGGCTACCCGGCGGCAGCAGACTGAAGAACGCCCCGGTCCCAGCGCTTGGTTCGACCATGCGAAAGTGACGCGGATCGAAGTGCTCGCGGAAGACCTCATAAAACTCCCGAGCGACGTGCGGAGCCGTGTAGTACTGGTCAAGCTCAATTGCGGGCCGGCAATCATCGTCCGCCGCCACTCCAAGAGACGGGCCGATGACGGAGACCACTTCATCAAGCAGCTGTGAAGCATTTGGCGCGTCTTCAGCTCGCCTGTAATAATCGAACGACAACTGCTTGGCTTGGCAAGCATCGGGGCGACTGGCGGTTGCAGCTTTTGATCTGCTGCGCCCGAGCGGAGGATTAAAGGGCTTCATGGATCGTCTTGAAGGACGGCCCATTCCACGATATGCAACAACCCGACAATTTAGTTGAGAATGGGTCCGATGCCTTCACGTCGACCGTGCCCGCCCCTTCGCTACGCAGCCTTCAGGTCCGACTTGGGGTCAGTGCTGAGGGCTCGACGGAAGGCTGATCAGATTAAGCAGCAGACACTCGCGGACGCGATCGGCATCCAGCGTTCAAGTCTCTCCGCCATCGAAAACGGCAGAGCATGGCCCCTGCCAGACACGCTGGAAGGACTGATGCGCGAACTTGACCTCGACTGGTCAATGGTACTCAAGAAAGGAGCGACAAAGCCGCCTGATCAAGAAGTCGGAGGCACCGACGATGCTGATAGGCGACTGGATCTCGGGCGTGCACTTCGGTCCGGCCGTCTTCAGGAGGGCAGTAGCCTTCGGCAGGTTGCCGAGCGATGCGGTTCGTCCGCAGCGCAGCTGTCGAGACTAGAGCGGGGCCAGGCAACGCGGAGTCGCGTGTACGCGAAACATCCGAAGGACGGTTCGTTTGAAGGGTTCAAGGATCCGGAACTCGATCGCTTGCACCTGCTAGGGGAGTAAGCGATGGTCGCGCCGGGTGTGTTGAGGCCGTTTGCCCTTCCACTGAGACGCAAAAGCACAGGAGGCGGGCTGACCTCCTAGCGGCATCAAGCCAGCCGGCCATGCGCGAAGCGCACACGCGTCAAACGTCCGCATAGACCCACTCTCAGACATTCACGGAAGAATTGCAGCGGCCGGACAGCGGACGTTGGTTTGTTCATCGATTTCCATCTCGGCATCGATGTCGGAGATGTTCTAGCCTTGGCTGAAGCGATTGACATTCAAGCAGGACGGCGGGCCGGTTGCCGGTCCACCGTCACCCCGCTTCAACGTCGGCATGTGCCGGGTTCAAAGCAGCCTGTCGGGATCCCGATCGCGAGCATTTTGCGACCTGCAAAAGCCACCGCAGATTTGCGGTAGTCGAGGATCAAGGCCGACGACGGAGCTCATCGCGGATTTCTGCAAGTAGATCTACTTCGGTCGGACCTGCGACCTCATCTACCCGCTTCATTACTTTGTTGGCCGAGCGGACAAGCATGAAGATGATAAAGGCGAGAATTAAGAAGTTGATCAGAACCGTGATAAACTGACCCCATCCCAGCACGGCTACGCCGGCCGCTTTCAAATCTGTGTAGCTGCTTGCATTGCCCTTGAAGCCTTCCGGAATAGGTCCGAGCACGGCGAAGTAGTTAGCGAAATCGAGGCCGCCGAAGACTGACCCTACCAAGGGCATTATGATGTCGTCCGTCAGGCTGGCAACGATGGTTGCGAAGGCCGCACCGATGATCACGGCGACAGCCAGATCGAGCACATTGCCCTTTGCGATGAAGGTCTTGAACTCTGAAAACATGTCGTTCCTCCTGACGTGAAATCACGAGACCGATATCTTTCGGTGTTTCGTGCCGTTTCTCGGGTGCGATCGATCAAGTCTCAAGGATGCTCTTCAATTGACCTATTCGCTCACAAAGGGCGCGCATTTGCGCATTCATGTCACCCAGCTGATCGAGGGTAAACGCGGTCCGTGACGCTGGGAGAGAGGTGATGCCGCCATCCGAGGCATAGGCCACCCATGTTCCCTCTGCGGCTCTTTCCACTCCGACAAAGTGATGGAAGATCAGGTTGCGGGTCCGGGAGAACTGTTCTGCCAAATTGCCAATTTCAGCCACCTCGCGAGCTGCTGTTGGATTACGCCGCGACTTGAGACTGACGAGGGCGCGCCACTCTGCCAAGCGCTCGTTGAAAGAGCCTCGAACTCGCGCGGTTGTCATTCCGCTGTCTCCATCGGAAAGACGCAGCCTCTTGATGTCGTCGATGACGGCGCGCTCCAGCATGCTCCAACTCAGCAGGAGGTAGCCGAGCGCTGTCATGAGAGTGTCGACATCGGAATAGCCATCGATCACCTTGTTCACGCACCCTGATCCTTTGACAGGCATCGACCGAATACATCAGCCTAAAGGAGAGATCAGCCCTCCTTCGTCTGAGCGGGTCGCGCCGCCGTCGCTGCCGTTGACTTTAATCTATGTCAGGCGTTCAATCACCGCACAAGGAGACCAATCATGGCCGTAGCCAAGACTCTTGAAATTTTTCGAGCTCCACGGAAAGCATCGAGGCAGCTGTAAGCGAGGGCAGCGCCAAGGCTGGCGAGACCATTCACGACATCCAAGAGGCGTGGGTGTAGAGCACCAAGGCGCTGGTACGCGACATGAAGGTTGTCGAATGGCGAGTGACCCTGAAGGTGACCTTCATCGTCAAGTAGCAGCTGCTGCCACCCGCCTGTTGCACTCACCAGCCAATGCTGGGGCAGGCATTTGCCCAAATGCCCACGAGGAGAGACTTAAATGGACGTCAATCAGATGCTGCAGCAGACTGGTGCTGTGGAGGCACTATCGCGTGAACTGGGCGTCGACGCTTCAACGGCTCAGGCAGGAGCGGCCGCACTCTTGCCTTCAATCCTATCCGGATTCCAGAATCCTGTCGCAGCAAGCGCTCCTCCGGCTGCCTCCCAAGCGCTCTCTGCCTCGAGTGGGTTAGGTGGGCTGCTCGGGATGATTGGCGGATTGGGTGGCGGCGCGCTCCTCGACAACGTTACTTCTTCAGGACCCACCGAAGTCAACAAGGGCAATGAGATTCTTGGACAGCTGTTCGGATCAAAGGACGGAAGTCGTGCGGTAGCCGCAAGCGCTGCGGCTCAGTCAGGCGTCGAGCCGTCTCTGTTGAAAAAGATGCTTCCAATCCTCGCAATGGTCGCTGCCGGCTATTTGATGAAGCAAGCAAGCCAAGGAGGTGGAATTGGAGGAGCATTGGGGAGTGTTTTCGGAGGGCAATCGAGTGCCGCTGGAACGGAAGGATCTTCGCAGCAAACACAGGGCAGCGGGTCGGCCGACATTCTTGGCGATCTGATTGGCGCCGCCGGCAAATTCCTGGGACGGTAGTCAAGCAATTAGGAGACGCATGCGATGAGCATTTTCGGCAAAATCAAAGACGCCATTTTCGGCAAGAAAGCCGTACCGGCTCCGGTCCCGACTGGCAGCGGAACAGTTCAGCCGTCTCCGGGAGCTGACTCGCCGACATCATCTCCCATGGGTCAGGCCAACCAACCTCAAGCGCAAAGCCAGGTTGACGTTGAGCAGGTCCTTACCAGCCTAGTTTCGTCGAAAGGTAATCCAGATCTGAATTGGCGGACGTCGATCGTAGACTTGTTGAAGCTGCTCGACATGGATTCAAGCCTTGGAAACCGGAAGGAACTCGCAGCCGAGCTCGGGTACAAGGGAGAGAAGGACGGCAGCGCAGAGATGAACCTGTGGCTTCACAAGGAAGTGATGCGGCAGTTGGCCGCTCATGGCGGGAAGGTACCCGCCAATCTCACTGACTAATCAGCGGCGTCGGCACGGTGACAGAAGAGGAGAACGCGACCGATTGGGTGAAGCGAGCAGATCGCGACCCGGTATCAGTCGCTGCCTCTCTGGTACTCGAAGACCGGAGGTTGCCAGTTCTGATCACAAACATTTCGGAAGATGGCTGCCGAATCACGTGTGAGGAGACTTTGCCAATTGGATCCCATGTCACGATCAGGGTGAATCTGGTAAACATTGCTGCAACTATTAGGTGGTCCCTTGCCGGCAGCGCCGGCCTACGTTTCGCTAAGTGAAGGATATTCAGCACTTGTTGACATACACGATGGTCTAGCTGGAAACGGCTTCGTTGAGTCGAATGCGACAAAACACCAAGCGCAGCGGTCCGCTTACACGATGAAGCATTCGACAACGGCCGGACCGGCATCCACCATCAGCAGACGTGAAGTGAAGATCGCATGACCGCCCCAAGCCAAATGGCCACTGAAGCTGATCTAGCAGCCGCTTGAGATATAGGCGCTGAAGGATCCCACTCCGACCGTGGTAAGGGCTTTGAGTTGCTCTCGAGAAGCGCCGGCGCGAGCCTGCAATGAAATGCCCTGCACCAACGCGAACAAGAAGCTTGTAAGCCCATCACTGTCAGCGTTGGCCGGCAGGTCACCTTCTTGTCGTGCCTTATCAAAGCGTTCGACAAGCTTGGTGCGGACTACCTTGCCGCGCCGCTGAACATCGTCACGCACACCCTGAGTATCCTCGCCGCACGACGTGGACGCAATCACACCCATGCAGCCACGCGACTCGCCTTCGCCAGCGGCGGTCTCGTACGCACCCCGCAAGAGTCGCTCGGCAACCTGGGCTGCGGTTGGCTGCTCGATCGCCTGTTCGATGTAGCGCAGCTTATCGCGCTGGTAGAGGTCGAGCGCTTCGTGGAACAGCGCCTCCTTGTTGCCGAACGCGGCATACAGGCTCGGCCGCGTGATCCCCATTGCAGCTGTGAGGTCGCTCAAGGACGTCGCATCATAACCCTTGCTCCAGAAAACTTGGAGAGCGGCCGCCAGTGCCTTGTCCGTGCAGAACTCCCGTGGGCGGCCACGCGCCTGTGGCACCGACGCGCTCATAGCTGCGGCTCCAGCACTGCCAGGGACATGCGATCTGCCGGCGTCACGTCAGGTGACAGGGCAATCCTCAACATAGCCGAAAGCCTGAGCTCGAAAGTGTCGTCTTCGCAGCCGCCGCAGTCGTCAACCCGCAGGATGGTGCGCACGATCGTTGTACCCATGAGCACCGATAACGCCATCGCCGCCCTCCGATCCGCCTGCGCGCCGGTCAACACATTGGCGAACGGCTCAAGCACCTCAGTCTTGAAAGTCGACTGTACGATGACCGACGCCGTTGGCGAGGTGGCTGAGCGAAGCATGATCAGCAGGCGCTCGATATGATCGGCATCCTTGGAATCGTCGGTGACGAGCATGGAAGCCAAGTGGCTCGGCAGGTCATCAGCCCCGGCAAGCTCCTCCCAACGATTGTCGTCGGTCGCTAAAGCTGCCTGGAACAATTGCTCTTTCGAGCCGAAGTACCGACCGATCAGCGCGACATCGACCCCTGCAGCACCCGCAATCTCACGCAGGCTGACGGCGTCGTAGCTCTCCTGCACGAAGCACTTGCGCGCGCAGTCGAGGAGGCGTTCGCGGGTGGCGGCAGCGTTGCGGGTGGTGGGTGGCATTGCTTCTCCAGAGGCTGTCCATCGCGGCAACACAAGCCGAATGTCAACAGCTATTGACTTTGTAAGTCTACAAGTGTTGACGGCGCGTGAATGCCGATGTGAGTCGGATCTGTCGACCGCTTTGGGTATCAAGTTCTCGGAAAGTCAGTTCGATGTCCTCACCTCATGCCCGGTCGCGCCTCGCACCTCTTGCCTTCTTCGTCCTTGCTCTGGTGGGAGGCTGCTCCAAGTCCGAGGAGCAGCCGGCGGCGCCGCCGGTCATGCCGGTCACGGTCGCTCAGCCGATACAGCAGCAGGTAGTGGACTGGGACGAGTTCGTTGGTCGCTTTGAGGCGCAGCAGAACGTCGAAGTGAGGCCCCGCGCCACCGGCTATCTCCAGTCGGTGCACTTCCGTGAAGGTCAATATGTCCGCGCCGGGCAACTGCTGTTTACGATCGATGCACGGCCTTCGCAGGCGGCCCTGGCCCAATCGCAGGCGCAGCTGGCACGCGCTCAGGCGACGCTTACCAATGCCCGCACCGAATTGTCGCGCTCACGGGCCTTGGCGGCGCAGCAGGCGGCAAGCACGGAAGAGGTCGAGCAGCGGCAGGCAGCCTTGCGCACCGCCGAAGCGGACGTCGCGGCCGCCCGCGCAGCCATCCGCGCGCAGCAACTCAACGTGGGCTTTACGCGGGTGCTGGCGCCCTTGTCCGGCATGGTGTCGGAGAGGCGGGTTGATGCGGGCAACTCGGTCACCGCCGATCAGACTGTGCTGACCACGATCGTTTCTACCAATCCACTTCAGTTCACCTTCAACGGCTCCGAAACGCTGCTTCTAAAATACCAACGGCAGAACGCAGGCAACACAGCAGGCACGCCCGTGCGCATCCGGCTCGGCGATGAGACGTCCTACGTCCATGCCGGACGCCTCGACTTCATCGACCCGGTGGTGAATAGCGAAGCCGGCACCGTTCGCGCCCGCGCGATCGTCCCCAATCCGACCGGCTTCCTGAAGCCCGGCATGTTCGGCAATCTTCGGCTTGAAGCCTCGAAGCCATACGCCGCCTTGCTGGTACCCGATGAGGCAATCGTCACCGATGCCGCGCGCCGCGTGGTCTACGTCGTCGACAAGGCCGGCACCGTTCTTGCGCGCCCGGTCGAGCTTGGACCGCTGACCGGCAATCTGCGCGTCATCCGCCGCGGCATCTCCCCGCAGGATCGGGTCATCATCAACGGCCTTCAGCGTGCCCGTCCCGGTCAGAAGGTCAAACCGCAGCCCGGACGCATCAAGGTGCAGAGCGGGCCTGAGCCGGCCAGCCAGCAACCGCCAGCGGCGAACCCGTCGGCCATCGCGACACCCGTCGGCGCCTGAAGGACCTCGCTCCAGTGAATATCTCGCGCTTCTTCATCGAACGGCCCATCTTCGCGTCGGTCCTCGCGGTGTTCATCACCCTGATCGGATTGTTCGCCTATCCGCAGCTGCCGCTCTCGCAATATCCGGAGATCGCGCCCCCGACGATCAGCATCGCGGCTGCCTATCCGGGTGCCTCGTCCGAGACGATTGCCGAAACCGTCGCCGCGCCGCTCGAGCAGGAAATCAACGGCGTCGAGAACATGCTTTACATGTCCTCGTCGTCAACCGGTGGCGCGGCACAGATCACCGTGACCTTCAAGCCCGGCACCGACCTCGATGCCGCGCAGGTGCTGGTGCAGAACCGCGTGGCGCTCGCCGAACCGCGTTTGCCGGATCAGGTGCGCCAGGTCGGCGTCACCGTCAGCAAGCAGTCCACCGGCTTCCTGATGATCGTGGCGCTGACGTCCACCGATCCGAACCTCGATGTGGATTACCTCGGCAATTACGCCAACACCAACCTGCGCGATCGGCTGCTCCGCCTCGAAGGTGTCGGGGGGGTGCAGGTGTTCGGCGGCGGCAATTACTCGATGCGGGTCTGGATCGACCCGTCCCGCGCGGCCGCCCGCAACCTCACCGCAGGCGAGATCGTCACCGCGCTTCGCACCCAGAACGTCCAGGTCGCTGGCGGCGCGCTTGGCCAGCCTCCGTATGGCGGCGGCAATCCGTCCTTCCAGCTGCCTGTCCAGGTGCAAGGCCGCCTCAGTGATCCCGAACAGTTCGCCGACGTGATCATCAAGACGGACCCGTCGGGCGGCATCACCCGTGTCCGCGACGTCGCCCGGGTTGAGCTTGGCTCACAGGATTACGGCATTCGCGGATCGTTCACAGGCAAGAATGGGGTGGCGCTGGCGGTGATCCAGCAGCCGGGCTCCAATGCCCTCAACGCGGCTGAGCTGGTTCTGAACGAAGTCGAGACGGCGTCCAAGGACTTCCCGCCAGGCATCGTCTACTCGATCCCCTACAACCCGACCGAATATGTCTCGGCGTCGGTGACGGCGGTGCAGGAAACGCTGCTCGAGGCGGTGATCCTTGTCATCATCGTGGTCATGGTATTCCTCCAGACCTGGCGTGCGGCGGTGATCCCGATCCTGGCGATCCCGATCGCGCTGGTGGGCACCTTCGCGGTGCAGCTGGCGCTCGGCTATTCGATCAACTCGCTGTCCTTGTTCGCCCTCGTGCTGGCGGTCGGCATCGTAGTCGACGACGCTATCGTTGTTGTCGAAGCCGTCGAGAAGCACATCCGTGAGGGGCTCAGCCCACGTGAAGCCGCGCACCGCACCATGCAGGAAGTGTCGGGAGCGCTGATCGCGATTGGCCTGGTGCTGACCGCCGTCTTCGTGCCGACCGCCTTCGTGTCGGGTATTCCGGGCATCTTCTACCGACAGTTCGCGGTGACCATTGCGGCGGCCTCGCTGATCTCGCTGGTTGTGTCGCTGACGCTGTCGCCCGCATTGGCAGCGTTGCTGCTGAAGCCACACGTCGAGATGCACGCCGGAGGCGGCTTCAAGTGGACCCGCCCGCTGCGGCTTGCCGCTACCAAGTTCAACGCCGGCTTTGACTGGCTGTCGGACCGTTACGGGCGTCTGACCAGCCAGCTGGTGCGCAAGACCGGCCTGATGCTGGTGATCTACGCCGGCTTCCTGGCGCTGACCGGTGTTCAGCTCGCGTCAACGCCGACGGGCTTCATTCCCGAACAGGATCAAGGCGTCCTGATCGGCGTCGTCCAGTTGCCGCCGGGCGCATCGCTCGATCGCACGACGGAGGTGCTGAACCGCGCTTACGACATCGTCCGCAAGCAGCAGGGCGTAGTCGACGCCGCGACCTTCGCGGGCCTCGACGGCGCGAGCTTCTCGCAGGCATCCAACGCCGGCACCATGTTCATCCGTCTGGCGGACTGGGGCGATCGCGGCGGCAAGGGCCTGTCCGCCAACGAGCTCTCCCAGGCGCTGACCGGAGCACTCGCCGGCCAGATCCAGGAAGCCAACGTCTTCATCATTGCGCCGCCGGCAGTGCCTGGTCTTGGCACCGGCAACGGCTTCACCATGATGATCCAGGACCGCTCGGGCGCCGGCTATCAGGCGCTTGAAGGGGCGACCATGGCGATGATGGGTGCTGCCGCGCAGCAGCCCAAGGTGACCCAGGTCTTCTCG is from Sphingomonas sp. LHG3406-1 and encodes:
- a CDS encoding SAM-dependent methyltransferase, producing the protein MKPFNPPLGRSRSKAATASRPDACQAKQLSFDYYRRAEDAPNASQLLDEVVSVIGPSLGVAADDDCRPAIELDQYYTAPHVAREFYEVFREHFDPRHFRMVEPSAGTGAFFSLLPPGSLGYDLDPRYPDVQRADFLAVDLPRDWPTAIIGNPPFGKNASMAVAFFNRAARAGDVIAFIMPASVRKASIENRLDNAFHRICEVPVPENAFLFRYEPFHVPAVFQIWERRPYKRELQRTETTHPDFKFTKPELADFAIQRVGANAGRVHHDLNMSPSSHYFIKGEVETIMKQLDFASVVGNVAGNPSLAKSEIVRLYREYKDGSTTD
- a CDS encoding helix-turn-helix domain-containing protein gives rise to the protein MPSRRPCPPLRYAAFRSDLGSVLRARRKADQIKQQTLADAIGIQRSSLSAIENGRAWPLPDTLEGLMRELDLDWSMVLKKGATKPPDQEVGGTDDADRRLDLGRALRSGRLQEGSSLRQVAERCGSSAAQLSRLERGQATRSRVYAKHPKDGSFEGFKDPELDRLHLLGE
- the mscL gene encoding large conductance mechanosensitive channel protein MscL, which gives rise to MFSEFKTFIAKGNVLDLAVAVIIGAAFATIVASLTDDIIMPLVGSVFGGLDFANYFAVLGPIPEGFKGNASSYTDLKAAGVAVLGWGQFITVLINFLILAFIIFMLVRSANKVMKRVDEVAGPTEVDLLAEIRDELRRRP
- a CDS encoding DUF937 domain-containing protein, with the protein product MDVNQMLQQTGAVEALSRELGVDASTAQAGAAALLPSILSGFQNPVAASAPPAASQALSASSGLGGLLGMIGGLGGGALLDNVTSSGPTEVNKGNEILGQLFGSKDGSRAVAASAAAQSGVEPSLLKKMLPILAMVAAGYLMKQASQGGGIGGALGSVFGGQSSAAGTEGSSQQTQGSGSADILGDLIGAAGKFLGR
- a CDS encoding DUF3597 domain-containing protein; translation: MSIFGKIKDAIFGKKAVPAPVPTGSGTVQPSPGADSPTSSPMGQANQPQAQSQVDVEQVLTSLVSSKGNPDLNWRTSIVDLLKLLDMDSSLGNRKELAAELGYKGEKDGSAEMNLWLHKEVMRQLAAHGGKVPANLTD
- a CDS encoding PilZ domain-containing protein; translation: MKRADRDPVSVAASLVLEDRRLPVLITNISEDGCRITCEETLPIGSHVTIRVNLVNIAATIRWSLAGSAGLRFAK
- a CDS encoding TetR/AcrR family transcriptional regulator encodes the protein MSASVPQARGRPREFCTDKALAAALQVFWSKGYDATSLSDLTAAMGITRPSLYAAFGNKEALFHEALDLYQRDKLRYIEQAIEQPTAAQVAERLLRGAYETAAGEGESRGCMGVIASTSCGEDTQGVRDDVQRRGKVVRTKLVERFDKARQEGDLPANADSDGLTSFLFALVQGISLQARAGASREQLKALTTVGVGSFSAYISSGC
- a CDS encoding TetR/AcrR family transcriptional regulator, with the protein product MPPTTRNAAATRERLLDCARKCFVQESYDAVSLREIAGAAGVDVALIGRYFGSKEQLFQAALATDDNRWEELAGADDLPSHLASMLVTDDSKDADHIERLLIMLRSATSPTASVIVQSTFKTEVLEPFANVLTGAQADRRAAMALSVLMGTTIVRTILRVDDCGGCEDDTFELRLSAMLRIALSPDVTPADRMSLAVLEPQL
- a CDS encoding efflux RND transporter periplasmic adaptor subunit, which codes for MPVTVAQPIQQQVVDWDEFVGRFEAQQNVEVRPRATGYLQSVHFREGQYVRAGQLLFTIDARPSQAALAQSQAQLARAQATLTNARTELSRSRALAAQQAASTEEVEQRQAALRTAEADVAAARAAIRAQQLNVGFTRVLAPLSGMVSERRVDAGNSVTADQTVLTTIVSTNPLQFTFNGSETLLLKYQRQNAGNTAGTPVRIRLGDETSYVHAGRLDFIDPVVNSEAGTVRARAIVPNPTGFLKPGMFGNLRLEASKPYAALLVPDEAIVTDAARRVVYVVDKAGTVLARPVELGPLTGNLRVIRRGISPQDRVIINGLQRARPGQKVKPQPGRIKVQSGPEPASQQPPAANPSAIATPVGA
- a CDS encoding efflux RND transporter permease subunit yields the protein MNISRFFIERPIFASVLAVFITLIGLFAYPQLPLSQYPEIAPPTISIAAAYPGASSETIAETVAAPLEQEINGVENMLYMSSSSTGGAAQITVTFKPGTDLDAAQVLVQNRVALAEPRLPDQVRQVGVTVSKQSTGFLMIVALTSTDPNLDVDYLGNYANTNLRDRLLRLEGVGGVQVFGGGNYSMRVWIDPSRAAARNLTAGEIVTALRTQNVQVAGGALGQPPYGGGNPSFQLPVQVQGRLSDPEQFADVIIKTDPSGGITRVRDVARVELGSQDYGIRGSFTGKNGVALAVIQQPGSNALNAAELVLNEVETASKDFPPGIVYSIPYNPTEYVSASVTAVQETLLEAVILVIIVVMVFLQTWRAAVIPILAIPIALVGTFAVQLALGYSINSLSLFALVLAVGIVVDDAIVVVEAVEKHIREGLSPREAAHRTMQEVSGALIAIGLVLTAVFVPTAFVSGIPGIFYRQFAVTIAAASLISLVVSLTLSPALAALLLKPHVEMHAGGGFKWTRPLRLAATKFNAGFDWLSDRYGRLTSQLVRKTGLMLVIYAGFLALTGVQLASTPTGFIPEQDQGVLIGVVQLPPGASLDRTTEVLNRAYDIVRKQQGVVDAATFAGLDGASFSQASNAGTMFIRLADWGDRGGKGLSANELSQALTGALAGQIQEANVFIIAPPAVPGLGTGNGFTMMIQDRSGAGYQALEGATMAMMGAAAQQPKVTQVFSTFNTGSPRIDAEIDRDRAQLLGVQPSQVYEALGTYLGSTYVNDFNMLGRTFRVTAQAEPAARDDLADIGQLQVRSAGGEMVPLASVATLRNDSGPERVVRYNMFPAVELQGQAAAGVSSGDALTTMEQLAASTLPHGMSFEWTGLAFQEKAAGSSSTLIFLLAVLFVFLVLAAQYEALTLPLAVILIVPMCILAALFGVMLRGMDNNILTQVGLVVLVALAAKNAILIVEFAKQAEEEVGASPLEAAVTAARQRLRPILMTSFAFIFGVIPLAIAVGPGAEMRQSLGTAVSFGMLGVTIFGLIFTPVFYVVMRGLPDRLRKVRTHVMRRKDDTHPPLAADGASS